The Siniperca chuatsi isolate FFG_IHB_CAS linkage group LG9, ASM2008510v1, whole genome shotgun sequence genome includes a region encoding these proteins:
- the LOC122881038 gene encoding hepcidin-like has translation MTIQSRHRRRRQWNPGSITQGEMQAHSWRQLHAVSGEARVAQMKTFSVAVAVAVVLTFICLQESSAVPVTEVQELEEPMSNDNPVAAHGEMSVESWKMPYNNRQKRGFQCRFCCGCCTPGVCGVCCRF, from the exons ATGACAATCCAGTCGCGACACAGGAGGAGACGTCAGTGGAATCCTGGAAG CATCACACAGGGAGAGATGCAAGCCCATTCCTGGAGGCAGCTACATGCTGTCAGTGGTGAGGCAAGAGTGGCCCAA ATGAAGACATTCAGTGTTGCAGTTGCAGTGGCCGTCGTGCTCACCTTTATTTGCCTTCAGGAGAGCTCTGCTGTCCCAGTCACTGAA GTGCAAGAGCTGGAGGAGCCAATGAGCAATGACAATCCAGTTGCTGCACACGGAGAGATGTCAGTGGAATCCTGGAAG ATGCCGTATAACAACAGACAGAAGCGCGGCTTTCAGTGTCGCTTTTGCTGCGGCTGCTGCACCCCCGGCGTCTGTGGAGTGTGCTGCAGATTCTGA